In Streptomyces sp. NBC_01707, a genomic segment contains:
- a CDS encoding VOC family protein, which produces MTSIKKFQVTFDCAEPERLARFWCEVLGYVVPPPPEGFTTWDDCNRSLPPEQQDAWFACSDPSGGGPRLYFQRVPEGKAAKNRLHLDVRVGTGLVGEERLAALEAECARLVPLGAVHVQTLYADDDNESCIPMQDIEGNEFCID; this is translated from the coding sequence ATGACGTCGATCAAGAAGTTCCAAGTCACCTTCGACTGCGCAGAACCTGAGCGCCTCGCTCGCTTCTGGTGCGAGGTGTTGGGGTACGTCGTACCGCCACCACCGGAGGGGTTTACCACTTGGGACGACTGCAACCGCTCGCTTCCACCTGAGCAGCAGGACGCATGGTTTGCCTGCAGTGATCCCTCAGGCGGGGGCCCGCGACTGTACTTCCAGCGCGTTCCCGAAGGGAAGGCCGCCAAGAACCGGCTGCATCTTGACGTGCGGGTTGGCACCGGACTCGTGGGTGAAGAGCGCCTCGCCGCACTTGAGGCCGAGTGCGCACGACTGGTCCCGCTCGGCGCGGTACACGTGCAAACGCTGTATGCCGATGACGACAACGAGTCGTGCATCCCGATGCAGGACATCGAGGGCAACGAGTTCTGTATCGACTGA
- a CDS encoding DUF3291 domain-containing protein, translated as MPHLALYTFGVLKSPLVDPSPLTREFYASGEAVYRKISQHPGYLAHAEVADGDRGMLFEADWGAWGEFVVPTWYGKGRTVETTALAATLSLWTDLRPAFDAVYTGPHREALNRRYDWFERAGHPNHVIWWVSEGVTPTWQDGVSRLEHLHDHGSAPHAFTFHHSFTPEGTSARIRGFGPKSDQKN; from the coding sequence ATGCCCCATCTTGCGCTGTACACATTCGGCGTCCTGAAGTCACCTCTCGTCGATCCCTCACCTCTCACGCGCGAGTTCTACGCCAGTGGTGAGGCCGTCTACCGGAAGATCAGTCAGCACCCCGGGTACCTCGCGCATGCTGAAGTGGCAGACGGTGACCGGGGCATGCTCTTCGAGGCGGACTGGGGTGCATGGGGAGAGTTCGTCGTACCGACGTGGTACGGCAAGGGCCGAACGGTGGAGACCACCGCCCTGGCCGCGACCCTCTCACTCTGGACCGACCTGCGCCCCGCCTTCGACGCCGTCTACACCGGTCCGCACCGTGAGGCGCTGAACAGGCGTTACGACTGGTTCGAGAGGGCTGGGCACCCAAATCATGTGATCTGGTGGGTCTCCGAGGGCGTGACACCCACCTGGCAGGACGGGGTTTCCAGGCTGGAACACCTCCACGACCACGGCTCCGCGCCGCACGCCTTCACCTTCCACCACTCGTTCACCCCGGAGGGAACTTCGGCCAGGATCAGAGGCTTCGGGCCGAAGAGCGACCAGAAGAACTGA
- a CDS encoding metallophosphoesterase — protein MTDTSEARSADGAAHATQQGRLRRLMRYIPLIAPVLLWTVPCWVLLHAGQHWPLPVALGGTALFVLGLLAMPLAMARGHGRQQQDWAAIVGDTLLGASWVLFTWSVLLGVLLRLALTVAGVGNGQNRARIVSWVVLGVAAGLLAWGYAEARRVPRVRELDVQIPRLGAGLDGTRVVLITDTHYGPLDRARWSARVCAKVNTLEADLVCHTGDIADGTARRRRAQAAPLGTVRATRARVYVTGNHEYYSEAQGWVDLMDELGWEPLRNRHLLLERGGDTLVVAGVDDVTAESSGLAGHRAHLAGALDGADPDLPVLLLAHQPKFVDQAAAGGIDLQLSGHTHGGQIWPFHHLVRIDQPALAGLSRHGTRTLLYTSRGTGFWGPPFRVFAPSEITLLVLRSPQPPPTQPL, from the coding sequence GTGACCGACACCAGCGAGGCCCGATCCGCGGACGGTGCAGCTCATGCGACCCAGCAGGGTCGACTGCGCCGCCTGATGCGCTACATCCCTTTGATCGCCCCCGTCCTGCTGTGGACTGTGCCCTGCTGGGTGCTGCTGCACGCCGGCCAGCACTGGCCGCTCCCCGTGGCGCTGGGCGGCACCGCCTTGTTCGTCCTCGGTCTGCTCGCCATGCCGCTGGCGATGGCGCGCGGCCACGGCCGGCAACAGCAGGACTGGGCGGCGATCGTCGGAGACACCCTCCTTGGGGCCAGCTGGGTACTGTTCACCTGGTCCGTCCTGCTCGGTGTCCTGCTGCGCCTCGCCCTGACCGTGGCCGGGGTAGGCAACGGTCAGAACCGGGCCCGGATCGTCAGTTGGGTGGTCCTCGGCGTAGCCGCCGGGCTGCTCGCCTGGGGGTACGCCGAGGCGCGCCGGGTGCCACGGGTGCGCGAGCTCGACGTACAAATCCCGCGGCTGGGAGCCGGGTTGGACGGCACCCGCGTCGTCCTCATCACCGACACCCACTACGGCCCGCTCGACCGCGCCCGCTGGTCGGCGCGGGTCTGCGCGAAGGTCAACACCCTGGAGGCCGACCTGGTCTGCCACACCGGCGACATCGCGGACGGCACGGCCCGACGCCGCCGCGCCCAGGCCGCTCCGCTCGGCACCGTGCGAGCCACCCGGGCCCGGGTCTACGTCACCGGAAACCACGAGTACTACAGCGAGGCCCAGGGCTGGGTCGATCTGATGGACGAGCTGGGCTGGGAGCCGCTGCGCAACCGTCATCTGCTGCTCGAACGCGGCGGCGACACCCTTGTGGTCGCCGGCGTGGATGACGTCACCGCCGAGTCCTCCGGCCTGGCCGGCCACCGCGCCCACCTCGCCGGCGCCCTGGACGGCGCCGACCCCGACCTGCCCGTCCTGCTCCTGGCCCACCAGCCCAAGTTCGTCGACCAGGCCGCAGCGGGCGGCATCGACCTCCAACTCTCGGGCCATACCCACGGCGGCCAGATCTGGCCCTTCCACCACCTCGTCCGCATCGACCAGCCCGCCCTCGCCGGCCTCAGCCGCCACGGCACCCGCACCCTCCTGTACACCAGCCGCGGCACCGGTTTCTGGGGCCCGCCGTTCCGCGTCTTCGCCCCCAGCGAGATCACCCTGCTCGTACTCCGCTCCCCGCAGCCGCCTCCCACACAGCCCCTATGA